Proteins encoded by one window of Vicia villosa cultivar HV-30 ecotype Madison, WI unplaced genomic scaffold, Vvil1.0 ctg.000109F_1_1, whole genome shotgun sequence:
- the LOC131624225 gene encoding uncharacterized protein LOC131624225 produces the protein MWSSKVGSKKHSHSFRCEDQICPNHKKKLHDRPKNNHNFSIREVPIQKVFNVEHCTNNASRDFSDFAEGKSYSPTGMNGADYDTPELVVFIQEDRHQQYTKDICIDRQIMPERKCDMNRNRTSDLNLGIMETMSNNSLRTNCASQHPSFKEAMRVHGFRNLMKSEMELSLGDRITFDHHLTKKATSETLREAFKRERNLTRSFENWQGNSILGSSGSCVEFPHCRNCLQVNDRNMYRPDMNYLQSLTTISEQRKVDYSREISNNALESQSGSTPCICHAKNSSIVSHQSNDSIGSANSFSFPILPVEWVGSPVKMMEADKSQSRKHQWRKIWLPCCD, from the exons ATGTGGAGTTCAAAAGTAGGCAGCAAGAAACATTCACATTCATTTAGATGCGAAGATCAAATCTGTCCAAATCATAAGAAAAAACTTCATGACAGACCGAAGAATAATCATAATTTTTCGATAAGGGAGGTTCCAATACAGAAAGTGTTCAATGTAGAGCATTGTACTAATAACGCTAGCAGAGACTTCTCGGATTTCGCGGAAGGAAAAAGTTATTCTCCTACAGGCATGAATGGCGCAGACTATGATACGCCGGAGCTGGTTGTTTTTATTCAAGAGGATCGTCATCAGCAATATACGAAGGACATTTGCATTGACAGGCAAATTATGCCAGAAAGAAAGTGTGATATGAATAGAAATAGAACAAGTGATTTAAATCTAGGAATCATGGAAACAATGTCGAATAATTCGCTTCGAACGAATTGTGCCTCTCAACATCCTTCCTTTAAGGAAGCTATGAGAGTGCATGGTTTTAGAAATTTGATGAAAAGCGAAATGGAACTTTCATTAGGAGACAGGATTACATTTGATCATCACCTCACAAAGAAGGCAACATCGGAGACACTTCGAGAG GCTTTTAAAAGGGAAAGAAACTTGACTAGGTCCTTTGAGAATTGGCAAGGAAATTCGATTTTAGGATCAAGTGGAAGCTGCGTGGAGTTTCCGCATTGCAGAAACTGTCTACAAGTGAATGACAGAAATATGTATAGACCAGATATGAATTACTTACAAAGTCTAACAACAATTTCTGAACAAAGAAAAGTTGATTATTCTCGAGAGATTTCTAACAATGCCTTAGAATCTCAGTCTGGTTCAACACCATGTATTTGCCATGCAAAGAACTCTAGCATTGTCTCTCACCAATCTAATGATAGCATAGGCAGTGCAAATTCATTTTCTTTTCCCAT ATTGCCTGTCGAATGGGTTGGAAGTCCGGTGAAAATGATGGAAGCAGATAAAAGTCAATCAAGAAAGCATCAATGGAGGAAGATATGGCTACCATGTTGTGATTAG